The following proteins are co-located in the Candidatus Woesearchaeota archaeon genome:
- a CDS encoding phenylacetate--CoA ligase family protein, with protein MNEKISRFLFYPIWELISSRSTVKFYTTLRNLEKTQWLDKKELEKVQEVKLFNLLKHAYKNVPYYTHLFDKLGIKPQNIKKKEDLQKLPILTKELIRENFQDLLARNRKPNSYQLDHTGGSTGKVLDFYRDLKSREYALAINRRFWRWAGYDIGTKILRIWGSPSDINKYDNIRTRLHFKLTNSMILNSFEMGETQLGEYAEKFQEFRPKIVHGYANAVYLFAQYIDKNKLAFNKPKSVITTSEKLYPYQRKLIERVFGCKVFEEYGCREMDLIAHECESHDGMHVANEKYILEFMYDGNHKTSPRIGSIILTDLENYAMPFIRYKNEDMASLMQNDCRCGRKLDKISYITGRITDFLIGTNGNRVSGAAVTPFFAKLRGINEFRIVQEHKDVVRVMLVRSKTVDPTISPSINKFLKKFLGDRMHIKLEFCRKIPKLKSGKMRIIINEMRGRRT; from the coding sequence ATGAACGAGAAAATATCGCGCTTTTTATTCTATCCCATCTGGGAACTCATATCCAGCCGGAGCACCGTTAAGTTTTATACTACATTAAGAAATCTAGAAAAAACTCAATGGCTGGATAAGAAGGAATTAGAAAAAGTGCAGGAAGTTAAATTGTTTAATCTATTAAAACATGCATACAAAAATGTCCCGTATTACACTCATCTTTTTGATAAGCTGGGCATTAAGCCGCAAAATATTAAGAAGAAAGAAGATTTACAGAAATTACCTATTTTAACAAAGGAACTCATCCGTGAGAATTTTCAGGATTTGTTGGCAAGAAACAGAAAGCCAAATAGTTATCAATTGGATCATACGGGCGGCTCGACAGGCAAAGTATTGGATTTTTACCGTGATTTAAAGAGTCGGGAATATGCCCTTGCGATTAACCGTAGATTTTGGCGATGGGCCGGGTATGATATTGGAACTAAAATATTGCGAATATGGGGCTCACCTTCCGACATCAATAAATATGACAACATACGGACTAGATTACACTTTAAACTTACCAACAGCATGATTCTAAATTCGTTCGAAATGGGTGAAACTCAGCTTGGCGAATATGCCGAAAAATTCCAGGAATTCCGCCCAAAAATTGTGCATGGTTATGCGAATGCTGTTTACCTTTTTGCTCAGTACATTGACAAAAATAAACTTGCATTTAACAAGCCTAAGTCAGTAATTACAACCTCAGAAAAATTATACCCTTATCAACGTAAACTCATTGAAAGGGTTTTCGGATGCAAGGTCTTTGAGGAGTATGGATGTAGGGAAATGGATTTAATTGCGCATGAATGCGAGTCACATGACGGAATGCATGTTGCCAATGAGAAATATATTTTAGAATTCATGTACGATGGAAATCATAAAACATCTCCAAGGATTGGGTCAATTATTCTAACCGATTTGGAAAACTATGCAATGCCATTTATTAGGTATAAAAATGAAGATATGGCGAGTCTAATGCAGAACGATTGTCGATGTGGAAGAAAATTGGATAAAATTAGCTATATCACCGGTAGAATAACTGATTTCCTTATTGGTACGAATGGAAATAGGGTATCCGGTGCTGCTGTAACACCATTTTTTGCTAAACTGAGAGGAATAAACGAATTTAGGATTGTACAAGAACATAAAGATGTTGTTAGGGTCATGTTGGTGAGGTCAAAGACAGTTGATCCGACGATAAGTCCAAGTATCAACAAATTTCTTAAAAAATTCCTCGGTGATAGAATGCATATTAAATTGGAATTTTGTAGGAAAATCCCCAAATTGAAATCTGGAAAAATGAGGATTATCATAAATGAAATGAGAGGTAGAAGGACATGA